From Phenylobacterium montanum, the proteins below share one genomic window:
- a CDS encoding globin-coupled sensor protein yields MTNDTGIDGRLRFMKLDGEAQRALKSVQPALMKALPGALDAFYQQVEAFPETRAFFRNPGLMNSAKSRQLDHWRIISDGEFSQSYVQAVTKVGETHARIGLEPRWYIGGYALVLERLLGDLVEARWPRGGLGARREGPSQLVSEIGAVTKATMLDMDFAISVYLDALDKARQASEAKAQATNAAVMSAVGVALAKLAQGDLTHRIGDELPGEYGQLRQDFNSAIEQLAATLAQVQSTADAITSGTDEITVASDDLSRRTEQQAASLEETAAALDQITATVQKTAAGAKQVSEAVTAAKGQAQHSGEVVEKAVQAMDLIETSSKQIGQIIGVIDEIAFQTNLLALNAGVEAARAGEAGRGFAVVAQEVRALAQRSAEAAKEIKSLISASSEQVGAGVGLVGETGGALRAIAAKVNEIDALVAEIAASAQEQASGLSQVNTAINQMDQVVQQNAAMVEESTAAAHSLKGETAELAEMISRFEVGARGSSSAPAGRHPAPARPMAGREPARHGSARNPVAQAQARIAAAGIRAVAPGNWEEF; encoded by the coding sequence ATGACCAACGATACGGGCATTGATGGCCGCCTGCGGTTCATGAAGCTGGATGGCGAGGCTCAGCGCGCCCTCAAGTCGGTGCAGCCCGCCCTGATGAAGGCGCTGCCCGGGGCGCTCGACGCCTTCTATCAGCAGGTCGAGGCGTTCCCCGAGACCCGCGCCTTCTTCCGAAACCCGGGGCTGATGAACAGCGCCAAAAGCCGCCAGCTCGACCATTGGCGAATCATTTCCGACGGCGAATTCAGCCAGAGCTATGTGCAGGCGGTGACCAAGGTCGGCGAGACCCACGCGCGCATTGGCCTGGAGCCGCGCTGGTATATCGGCGGCTATGCCCTGGTGCTGGAGCGGCTGCTCGGCGACCTGGTCGAGGCGCGCTGGCCCAGGGGCGGCTTGGGCGCCAGGCGCGAGGGCCCCAGCCAACTCGTCTCCGAGATCGGCGCCGTCACCAAGGCGACCATGCTCGATATGGACTTCGCCATCTCAGTCTATCTCGACGCGCTGGACAAGGCCCGGCAGGCCAGCGAGGCCAAGGCTCAGGCGACCAACGCGGCCGTGATGTCGGCGGTAGGCGTCGCGCTCGCCAAGCTGGCCCAGGGCGATCTCACGCACCGCATCGGCGACGAGTTGCCGGGCGAATATGGCCAGCTCCGCCAGGATTTCAATTCGGCGATCGAGCAGTTGGCGGCGACGCTGGCCCAGGTGCAGTCCACCGCCGATGCGATCACCAGCGGGACCGACGAGATCACAGTGGCTTCGGACGACCTTTCGCGGCGCACCGAACAACAGGCGGCGAGCCTGGAGGAGACCGCCGCCGCTCTCGACCAGATCACCGCTACGGTCCAAAAGACCGCCGCCGGCGCCAAGCAGGTGAGCGAGGCTGTGACAGCGGCCAAGGGCCAGGCCCAGCATTCCGGCGAGGTGGTGGAAAAAGCGGTCCAGGCCATGGACCTGATCGAGACCTCGTCCAAGCAGATCGGCCAGATCATCGGCGTGATCGACGAGATCGCCTTCCAGACCAACCTTTTGGCCCTGAACGCCGGCGTCGAGGCGGCGCGGGCGGGCGAGGCGGGCCGCGGCTTCGCGGTCGTGGCCCAGGAGGTGCGGGCTCTGGCCCAGCGCTCGGCCGAAGCGGCCAAGGAGATCAAGAGCCTGATCTCGGCTTCCTCTGAACAGGTCGGCGCAGGCGTCGGCCTGGTCGGCGAGACGGGCGGCGCCCTGCGGGCGATCGCGGCCAAGGTCAACGAGATTGACGCCCTGGTGGCGGAAATCGCCGCCTCCGCCCAGGAGCAGGCTTCCGGCCTCAGCCAGGTCAACACAGCCATCAATCAGATGGACCAGGTGGTGCAACAGAACGCGGCCATGGTCGAGGAGAGCACGGCGGCGGCCCATTCGCTGAAGGGGGAAACCGCTGAACTCGCCGAGATGATCTCCCGCTTCGAGGTTGGCGCCCGCGGCTCAAGCTCAGCCCCCGCCGGACGCCACCCGGCGCCTGCAAGGCCGATGGCTGGTCGCGAGCCCGCCCGGCATGGCTCCGCCCGCAATCCCGTGGCTCAGGCTCAGGCCAGGATCGCCGCCGCCGGCATCCGCGCCGTCGCTCCTGGCAATTGGGAGGAGTTCTAA